The following is a genomic window from Flavobacteriales bacterium.
TCACCACGCGCACCGCGTTGCTGCTGGTACAGATGATGTCGCTCATCGCCTTCACCTCCGCGCTGCAATTGATGTAGCTCACCACCACATGGTCGGGATGCGCATCGATGAAGTCCCGGAACTTCCCGGCCGGTGCGGAATCGGCCAGGGAGCAGCCCGCCGCCCGGTCGGGCAGCAACACCTTCCGCCCGGGGTTGAGGATCTTGGCCGTCTCGGCCATGAAGTGTACTCCACAGAACAGGATCACCGGTGCGTCGGTCCGTTCCGCAGCCTGTGCGAGCGCAAGACTGTCACCGACATGATCCGCCAGCGCTTGTATGTCGCCGGTCTGATAATAGTGCGCGAGGATCACGGCACGTTTCGCACGCTTCAACTCCAGGATCTCCGCCGCCAGCGGATGGAACGCTCCTTCGCGACCACTGGCGTTCGGGCCCACGGGCCGGGCCATGGTGTCCACGCTGTCCATTAACGGACAAACTTGTCCCTATCCCTGGGTCCGGAACATGACGATCGACAGCCGAACTCCACCCCTATCCGCACTTGCTCTGCCCGCAGCTCTTGCACTTCAAGCAGCCCTCCTCGTAATAGAGGCCGTCCGCATCGCCGCATTCGGGGCACTTGCGGCCCGAGGCCTTGGTGCCGTCCGGGATGTAACGGGTTAGCGCGCGCACCACGCCGTTCTTCCACGTGTTCAAGGTGGCGTCGTACAGGTTCAGGTTCGTCACCACATCCACCACGTTCGGCAAGGGCATGCCTTGGCGCAGCATCCCACTGATCAGGATGGCGTAGTTCCAGAACTCGGGGTTGAAGGTGCGGCTGAGTCCCTGTACCGTCACGCGGTAGTCGTCCGCGTCGGCATACTCCAGGTCGTAGATGTTCTTGCCGCGCTTGGCGTCCTTGCGTTTCACCACCCAGCCCTTGCTCACCCACTTGGGCAGTTCGAAGCCGCCGTTGGCCTTGCCGGTGAAGATCTCGTAGGGCTTGCCGTCCAACAGGCCCACCACGGCCAGCCAGGGTTCCGTCTCGTTGTTGAACCGGAGGACATCGGCCTCCAATCGTTCGGGGCGGGTGGTATGGTGGGGCTGGTCGACCCCATGGGTCGGTGCTGCTTCGCCTTTGTCCGCAGCCACCAGCACGCCGCTCCGACTGCCATCCCGGTACACCGTGATGCCTTTCAGGCCGTGGTGCCAGGCTTCCAGGTAGATGCCCCCCACCTCCTCCACGGTCGCAGTGCTTGGCAGGTTGATGGTGCTGCTGATGCTGTGTGTGGTGTACTTCTGGACCACGGCCTGCATGCGGATGCGCTTGTGCCGGTCGATGTCGTTGGCGGTGGCGCCATGGTACGGGCTTCCGTCGGGGTCGCTCCTGCCGGTCACCTTCATCCAGTCCAGCACGCGCGGGTGATGCACCGTGAACTCCTCCCACTGGTCGCCCAGGTCGTCGGTGAAGGTGACGGTGGCGTGGGGGTCGCCGGGCACCACCTTGCGTCGGCGCGTGTAGCCGAGCATGTACACCGGCTCGATGCCGCTGCTGGTGCGCGTGAGCAGGCTGAGCGTGCCGGTGGGTGCCACGGTGCTGAGACTGATGTTGCGGCGGCCGTGGCGCATCATGCGGTCGTGCACCTCGGGCAGCTCCTTTTCCAGCATGGCGGTGAACTCGCTCGTGCGCTCCACGGCGGGCGCGAAGCCCTCGAAGGCCCCGCGCTCGATGGCCATGTCGATGCTGCTGTCGAACTCCGCGCGGCACTTGGTGCGGAGGATATCCTCGGCGGCCTCGATGGCGGCCTCGCTGTCGTACTTCAGGTTGAGCGCGGCGAGGGCATCGGCCAGTCCGGTGAAGCCCAGGCCGGTGCGGCGGCCCTTCTTCCCGGTGTCGCGCAGCAGCTCCCAGGTCTCGCGCTCTGTGCGCTTCAGCTCGTCGGGTTCGGGGTCGGCGTCGACCTTGGCCAGGATGCGGTCCACGGCCTCGAGCTCGAGGTCCACCAGGTCGTCCATCAGGCGCTGGGCCTCGTAGGTCACCGACGCGAAGCGCTCGTGGTCGAACCAGGCGCGATGGGTGAAGGGTTCGTTGACGAAGCCGTACAGGTTGATGGCGATGAGCCGGCAGCTGTCCCCGCCCTGCATGGCGATCTCGCTGCACGGGTTGGTGCTCTCGTTGCGGAAGCCGGGGTACACGCTGCTCGTGCTGTACAGGTGCTGGCGGTCCCAGAAGATCACGCCCGGCTCGGCGGTGGCGTGCGCGCAGGTGATGAGCGTGTTCCACAGTTCGCGGGCCTTCACCACCTTGGTCACCACGGGCTTCTTCGCGTCGATGGGCCAGCGCAGGGTGAAATCGGCATCGGCCTCCACGGCCTGGAGGAACTCGTCGCTGACACGCACGCTCACGTTGGCGCCTGTGACCTTGGTGAGGTCCTGCTTGATGGTGATGAAGCGCTCGATGTCCGGATGTGCGATGTCCATGGTGAGCATCAGGGCGCCCCGCCTCCCCTTCTGGGCCACTTCGCGCGTCGTGTTGCTGAAGCGTTCCATGAAACTGACGGCGCCGGTGCTGGTGCGTGCGGCGTTGCTTACGGGCGCTCCGGAGGGGCGCAGGGTGCTGAGGTCGAAGCCCACACCACAGCGACGTTTGAAGAGCTGGGCCAGCTGCTGGTCGTTGTGGAAGATGCCACCATAGCTGTCCGGCGGCGAGGGGATCACCACGCAGTTGCTCAGCGAGGCCAGGCGGTAGGGATCGCCTAGTGAGGCCATCACGCTGCCCTGCGGTACCACGTCGCGGAAGCCGTCGAAGAGGGAGAAGATGCGTTGTTCGTCCAGGCGTTCGCGCGCCTGTCCGTAGGTGGAGAGCGACGCACGCTTCTCCGCTGGCACAGGCGCATACCGCGACTCGATCCGCGCGAACTCACGGGCCATGCGCCGATGCATGTCGGCCGGCGAGGCCTCCACCAGGTTGCCGGCCGCATCGCGGAGGGCATACTTGTTCACCCAGGTGGTGGCCGCCAGCTCATCACCTTGGAAGGCCGCGCGGGCGTTCGCCAGGGCCTCCTCGGGGGTGACAGGGGATGATGGAACGGCGACGGGCACGGTGCGGGATGCGCGGAGGGCGAGGGTATCGTTCATGGCATGTGATGAGGGCGCCAAAACTGCCGGGCCCGGCCGCCCGTCCAACTGATGCCCATCAGGACGGAGGGATCGATCATCAACACGGTTGTGAACGATCCAAGATACGACCTCCACACGCCGCATGGAACGGCATGAGCGCCCTTGCGGGGCGCCCATGCCGACTTTCACCAACACCCCTGTGGTGGGTGATGCGGATGCTCGTTCAACCCGGCAGCAGCACCTTGTCGATCACGTGGATGATGCCGTTGCTGGTGGGCACACTGGCCACCACGGTGGCATCGTTGATCATGAGCTTGCCGTCCTTGCGGGAGATCGTGGCGTTCTTGAGGTTCACCATGTTCAACACCTTGCCGTCGGTGAGCTGTTCGGGCTTGAGGACGCCCACCCACACATGGTACTCCAGGATGTTCTGCAGGTCAGCCTTCTTCTCGGGCTTCAGCAGGCCCTCGACGGTCCCTGCGGGCAGCGCGGCGAACGCATCGTTCACCGGCGCGAACACGGTGAACGGTCCGGCGTTGCTCAATACGTCCACGTATTCGGCCGCCTTCACCGCGGCCACCAGGGTCGTATGGTCCTTGGAGCCGACGGCCACGGCCACGATGTTCTTCTGCGATTGTTCATCCACCACGGTGGACTGACCACCAGCCGGAGGTGCGGTCGCATCAGCGGGCGGCGCTGCACCGGGATCGGGTGCGCCGCAAGCGGCCAGCAGCACGGTGGTGACGAGCGCCAGCGCGTTCTTGGAGGGGATGGGGAGGCTCATGGTCGGTGTTTAGTGTCGGACAAACTTGCTCTGTAATTCACGGACATCAACTGACCCTTGTCCGGTCGGAAGGATGATCCTTGTCAGGGTGCGGTCAGCAGCGTCTCCGCGCGGCCCAGGGTCGCCCCGGAGATGAGCAGGGCGATGGCCATCGCGGTGACGAGGCCCACATGCCAGGCGAGCTGGGGCCGCCGTTCGGGAGTGAGCCGGGGCAGGATGCGCAAGCGGGCGTGGGCGCCTGTGATCGCCGTGCCGACCAGGAGCAGCAGCTTGAGCGCCACGATGCGTTGCACGGGATCGCCGAACGCGAACCGGAAGGACGCCCGGGACCAAGCGATGCGCCAACCAGAGCCCCGTGAGGAGCTGAACGACAAGGGCCGGAATGCCAATTCGTTCGTAGGGTCGTTCGAACCGGAGCAGCACCTCGGGATCCGGCTCGCGCATGGCCCGCGGCTGCGCGGTCGTCAGTAACACGAGATGACCGCCCACCCGGACCGATGCGCCCAGGAGGTGGAGGACCAGCACACTGAAGGTGATCATCGTCAAAGATCCTTGCGCCGGAAGACACGGAAGGCCGCCAGCGTTGGCCATGCGATCCAGGCAAGCATGAGCGCGAGCGCCACGGCGATCCCGGGACCGGAACCCAGCATCTGCTGGTATACCGCACCGCTATAGCCCATCATGGCGGCCAGGTCCACCCGGATCATGATGGCGATGCGGGCGAGGTCGATCGGGTTGAGGGCCGCAATGGGCAGCACCAGTGGTTCGATCGGTCGGTCGCTGAAGGCGAAGAGCAAGGCCATCAGCAGGGCATCATACACGAGGACGAACCCGGCCCAGGTGATCAGGGCGACACCCACCCCCCGGGCCTTGTCGCGGTGCACCAAGGCGATCAGCGTACCCAGGGCCGTGTGCACCCAGGCGAGCAGCACCACGGCGACCAGCAGCACCATGGACGTGGTTCCCGGTGCGTGGACGGTGAGCGGAAGACCGAGGCCGAAGAGCAGGGCCACCAGGAGCGCCAGTGCCATGGCCGCCATGCGCCCACCGAGGATGGCCCGGCGCCCGATGGGCTGTACGGCGAGCAGTTGCGTGAACTCGTGCGTGTCGTAGGTGTAGACCACTGTAAGGATGAGCGAGACCAGCGGCACCAGCGCCAGCATCACCTGCACGAGGCTGAGGAGCGCCTTCACCGGGTCGGCCTCCACGAGGAAGAGGCCTTCGGCCACCGCGAGCACCAGTGCGGTGAATGCGACGACGGAACGGTTCCGCGCCAGGTCCACCAGGGTGTAGTAGAGCACCTTGCCCATGATCACACGGGATCGGCCAACAGCTTGGGCAGGGCCAGCGCCAGCCGGTCGGCCCCTGTGCGCTGCAGCACGTCGTTCAACGGAAGCAGGAATCGCAGGGTGCCCTCCTGCAGGTAGGCGATGCGATCGGCCAGAGCCTCCACCTCTTCCATGAGGTGCGAGGTGATGAGGACCGTGCCGCCGTCCGAGCGCAGCGCCGCCGCGTGGTCCAGCACGGTGCGTGCGCTCACCGGATCGAGCCCGGCGGTGGGCTCGTCCATCACCAGGATGCGCGGCCGCGATCGGAAGGCCAGCACGGCGCTCACCTTCTGCATGGTGCCGCCGGAAAGAGCACCCAGGCGCTTGTTCAGCTGGGGAGCGAGGCCCAGCTCCTCCACCAGCCCGTCATCCGCGGATGCCGGGGTGAGTCCGCGCACATCGCGCATCATGTCGAGCAGCTGGCCGATGGTGAGCGATGGCGGGAACTGCGAGATCTGAGGCATGTAGCCGATGGATCGCCGATAACCGGGGTCCGGTCCGATGACCTGACCCTCCACCCGGATGCTCCCGGTGGTGGGACGCACCAGACCGAGCAGGCATTTGATGAGCGTGGTCTTGCCCGAACCGTTGGGGCCGATGACCATCACCACCTCGCCCTGGCGGAACGTGGCGTCCACATCCCGCAGTGCCCATAGCGACCGGTAGCGCTTGCCCACGCCGCTGAAGATGATGCTATCCATGGGGCGGGCGCATCAGGGGCCGGTCATCCTTCAGGTCCGCGGGGGAGAGCGTCGGCAGCACGCGCTCGGCGCGGTCCAGCAGCACCACGAACAGGCTGCGCGAGAACACGATCGCGTACGGCACCCGCTCCACCAGCAGGGCGAAGAAACCGACCGGGCGATGGGGCACATCGCCATGTCCGTCGCGATCCAGGTCATAGCCGATGTGCCGGTCCCAGTAGTTGGCTTCGAGGATGTTCAGTTTCAGGTCGCCGTTGGTGCTCACATCGAACGTGTTGCCCTGGAAGCTGTTGCCGGAGAAGGTGCAGGCCGTGGCGTTGGCGAACAGCCGAAGCGCCCATCCGTTGGTGCGGAAGGTGTTGCCCTCCGCCTTGATGCGGTTGCACCCGTCCACCATCAGGCCCGTGGTGTTGTCCGTGAACGTATTGTCCGTGATCTCGCCGTCGTTGATCTCCTTCAACAGGAGCCCGTAGGCGCTACCTCCCCGGTTGTGCAGGAAGCGGTTCCTGCGCATGCCGATGTGGTGGCTGAACATCACCGCCACGCCCGCGCCGTTGTCCACGAACACGTTCCGCTCGTAGCTGTCACGATGGCTGAACATGAAGTGCAGCCCGTACCGCACGTTGCCATGCGTGAGATTGTCCTCGATGCGCGAATCGGTGACGAACTCGAAGTAGATGCCGTCGCGGTGGTCGCGCACGATGTTCCGGCGGATGATGGCCTCGGTGCATTTCCATAGATGGATGCCATTGCCCATCTGGTCATCACGCTTGGCATGGCCCTCGATCGTGTTGCCTTCGACCACGGCGCCTCGGACGGCGCTGAGGTAGATGGCGAAGAAGCAGCCGATGAGCCGGTTGGCGCGGATCACCGGCCTTGCGCCGCCGTTCACCTTGATGCCGGCATTGTCGTTCAAGTTGCTGATGCGTGTGCCCCGGATGATGAACCCCTGGACCGTGACATCGGGCGCGGTGATCATCAGGACCTCCCCCACCTCCCCGCCGTCGATCTCCGCTCCGGGCAACCCGAACAGACGGACCGACCGGTCGATGACGACCGGTCCTTCCCGCACCGTACCGTCCACCACGATGGTGTCCCCGTCCGCGGCGCGGGCGATGACGGCGGCCAGGCTGCCGTTCGCGGCACGGAACAGGTGTACACGCGCCGAGGCCGACCACGTCAGCATCGCAAAGAGCGGAAAAAGGACAGTGCGCGGGATCATGGGCCTCATTCGGCCAGGCGATGGCGGGCGGTGGACCAATCCCAAGGCTCGCCGCCGGAGGATGCGATGGCCGAATCACGTTCGGCCGCCGAGGCGAAGGCGGCCACGTCGCCGCGCATGGGGCTGCGATAGGCCTCGCCGTGCGCATAGTGGGCCGCAGTGGCCTCGATCAACCGGCCCGGGCGCACGAAATCGCTCACATACCAGGCCCGTACCTGTTCTTCGACGATCGCGCCTGCGGCCACATGCGGCACCATGCACTCCGGTCCGTCGAAGCTATACTGGCGCCCGCCCTTGGTGATCAACGCGGCCGCGAAGCGCGCGTCCACCACGTTCATGCGGCAGTGGGCGCACTCCACCCGCCCCAGATCGATCGTGGGGCTCTCCGGAGCGCAGGCGGCAAGAAGGAGCAGAGCGAGTGACGCCGCCGTTCGCATGGGTTCAAAAGCTGCGGGCCGCGCGATGGGCCCGCCGCCACTCCACGGCAAAGATGATCGCGGCCAAGGCGCTGCTCATGAACAGCACCCATCCGCCGATGTCGGGCGTGCTCCAGGCATCGAAGTTGAGCAGTTGCTTGTGGCCGAT
Proteins encoded in this region:
- a CDS encoding adenosylcobalamin-dependent ribonucleoside-diphosphate reductase, with product MNDTLALRASRTVPVAVPSSPVTPEEALANARAAFQGDELAATTWVNKYALRDAAGNLVEASPADMHRRMAREFARIESRYAPVPAEKRASLSTYGQARERLDEQRIFSLFDGFRDVVPQGSVMASLGDPYRLASLSNCVVIPSPPDSYGGIFHNDQQLAQLFKRRCGVGFDLSTLRPSGAPVSNAARTSTGAVSFMERFSNTTREVAQKGRRGALMLTMDIAHPDIERFITIKQDLTKVTGANVSVRVSDEFLQAVEADADFTLRWPIDAKKPVVTKVVKARELWNTLITCAHATAEPGVIFWDRQHLYSTSSVYPGFRNESTNPCSEIAMQGGDSCRLIAINLYGFVNEPFTHRAWFDHERFASVTYEAQRLMDDLVDLELEAVDRILAKVDADPEPDELKRTERETWELLRDTGKKGRRTGLGFTGLADALAALNLKYDSEAAIEAAEDILRTKCRAEFDSSIDMAIERGAFEGFAPAVERTSEFTAMLEKELPEVHDRMMRHGRRNISLSTVAPTGTLSLLTRTSSGIEPVYMLGYTRRRKVVPGDPHATVTFTDDLGDQWEEFTVHHPRVLDWMKVTGRSDPDGSPYHGATANDIDRHKRIRMQAVVQKYTTHSISSTINLPSTATVEEVGGIYLEAWHHGLKGITVYRDGSRSGVLVAADKGEAAPTHGVDQPHHTTRPERLEADVLRFNNETEPWLAVVGLLDGKPYEIFTGKANGGFELPKWVSKGWVVKRKDAKRGKNIYDLEYADADDYRVTVQGLSRTFNPEFWNYAILISGMLRQGMPLPNVVDVVTNLNLYDATLNTWKNGVVRALTRYIPDGTKASGRKCPECGDADGLYYEEGCLKCKSCGQSKCG
- a CDS encoding fasciclin domain-containing protein yields the protein MSLPIPSKNALALVTTVLLAACGAPDPGAAPPADATAPPAGGQSTVVDEQSQKNIVAVAVGSKDHTTLVAAVKAAEYVDVLSNAGPFTVFAPVNDAFAALPAGTVEGLLKPEKKADLQNILEYHVWVGVLKPEQLTDGKVLNMVNLKNATISRKDGKLMINDATVVASVPTSNGIIHVIDKVLLPG
- a CDS encoding ABC transporter permease subunit, which gives rise to MGKVLYYTLVDLARNRSVVAFTALVLAVAEGLFLVEADPVKALLSLVQVMLALVPLVSLILTVVYTYDTHEFTQLLAVQPIGRRAILGGRMAAMALALLVALLFGLGLPLTVHAPGTTSMVLLVAVVLLAWVHTALGTLIALVHRDKARGVGVALITWAGFVLVYDALLMALLFAFSDRPIEPLVLPIAALNPIDLARIAIMIRVDLAAMMGYSGAVYQQMLGSGPGIAVALALMLAWIAWPTLAAFRVFRRKDL
- a CDS encoding ABC transporter ATP-binding protein: MDSIIFSGVGKRYRSLWALRDVDATFRQGEVVMVIGPNGSGKTTLIKCLLGLVRPTTGSIRVEGQVIGPDPGYRRSIGYMPQISQFPPSLTIGQLLDMMRDVRGLTPASADDGLVEELGLAPQLNKRLGALSGGTMQKVSAVLAFRSRPRILVMDEPTAGLDPVSARTVLDHAAALRSDGGTVLITSHLMEEVEALADRIAYLQEGTLRFLLPLNDVLQRTGADRLALALPKLLADPV
- the nosD gene encoding nitrous oxide reductase family maturation protein NosD; the protein is MLTWSASARVHLFRAANGSLAAVIARAADGDTIVVDGTVREGPVVIDRSVRLFGLPGAEIDGGEVGEVLMITAPDVTVQGFIIRGTRISNLNDNAGIKVNGGARPVIRANRLIGCFFAIYLSAVRGAVVEGNTIEGHAKRDDQMGNGIHLWKCTEAIIRRNIVRDHRDGIYFEFVTDSRIEDNLTHGNVRYGLHFMFSHRDSYERNVFVDNGAGVAVMFSHHIGMRRNRFLHNRGGSAYGLLLKEINDGEITDNTFTDNTTGLMVDGCNRIKAEGNTFRTNGWALRLFANATACTFSGNSFQGNTFDVSTNGDLKLNILEANYWDRHIGYDLDRDGHGDVPHRPVGFFALLVERVPYAIVFSRSLFVVLLDRAERVLPTLSPADLKDDRPLMRPPHG
- a CDS encoding nitrous oxide reductase accessory protein NosL; protein product: MRTAASLALLLLAACAPESPTIDLGRVECAHCRMNVVDARFAAALITKGGRQYSFDGPECMVPHVAAGAIVEEQVRAWYVSDFVRPGRLIEATAAHYAHGEAYRSPMRGDVAAFASAAERDSAIASSGGEPWDWSTARHRLAE